CTCGTGCTTCAAATAAAATGTTGAAATGAACGACGGTAGTAGTGGAGGGGACGAAATCGATTCTGAAGAAGCAAAGCGTTCGCCTTTATCCCCGGATTTTCCCCTTTGAGAGGGGGAGTGAGAAAAATCCGGGGATAACAGCGATCAAAAGAACGATTCGTCACCGTAACGGCCACACCGCGTCATCCCCAAGATTTTATTGTACGCGAGTCATATAAAAGGAGAGCGATTTCGTTTGAAAAAAAGAGGAACATTTGCATTAATGCTGGCTGCACTCATGTTGGTCATTTCCGCTTGCGGAACAAAAGCTGAAACAAGCAGCCCGGCAAGTGGAGCACAAGCAGAAGCAGCCGCAGCCGAAACAACACAATTGACGTGGTGGCATTCCATGTCTGGCGCAGGGGAGAAAGCCATTAACCAACTCGCTTCCGACTTTAACGCTAGCCATCCCGACATTCAGGTGAAACCCATCTATCAAGGGAAGTACGATGAGAGTCTGAATAAACTCAAAGCATCCATGGGCTCAGACAGCGGTCCTGACATTATCCAGGTCTATGAGATCGGTAGCAAGTTCATGATCGATTCGGGCATGATTACGCCAGTACAGCAGTTCATCGACAAGGATCAGTTCGACCTGTCCCAACTGGAGCCAAACATTATCAGATATTACACCATCGATGGCAAATTGAACGCGATGCCGTTTAACACATCCAACCCGATCCTGTACTACAACAAGGATATGTTCAAAGCAGCAGGTCTGGACCCGGAGAACCCGCCGAAGACATATGAAGAGTTTGAGCAAGCAGCAAAGGCATTGGCGAAAGACGGTAAGCCAGGTGCATCCATGGCGATCTACGGCTGGTTTATGGAACAGTTCTTCGCAAACCAGAATGCAGATTATGTAAACAATGGAAACGGAAGAACTGAAGCAGCTACAGAATCTCTGCTGAACTCCGAAGCTGGAGTGAAGACATTAACGTGGTGGAAAAAGATGATTGATGAGAAGACCCTCTCCAATCTGGGACGTAGCACAGACGATACAACAGCAGCATTTACCGCTCAGCAAATCGGTATGACCCTTGATTCAACAGCTGGCCTGCGTAAAATCGTAGAAGGTTCAGGTGGCAAGTTTGAACTGGGAACAGGCTTCCTGCCTCGTCCAGCGGATGCCAAAGAAGGCGGCGTTGTAGTGGGTGGAGCAAGCTTGTACATCATGAACAACAAATCAGAAGCGCAACAACAAGCGGCATGGGAATTCATCAAGTATTTGGCTACACCAGAGGTACAAGCGAACTGGAGTGTTGCGACAGGATACTTCCCTATTACGACAGCAGCCTACAATGAGCAAGTATTAAAGGATAATATGGCGAAGTACCCGCAATTCCAGACAGCAGTCGATCAATTGCACGCTTCCGCAGATTCGACAGCAACATCCGGGGCATTAATGGGTGTATTCCCGGAAGCCAGACAACTTGTCGAAGGAGCGATTGAAACGGTCCTGAATGGACAAGGTACACCACAGGAAGCATTGGATGCAGCAGCCAAACAAATTACAGACAAGATTGCGCAATATAACAGCACGGTGAAGAAATAATTGTAGGCTAATCTCGAAATAAAGATGCGGCGATCAATCCTGATCGTCGTATTGTTATGCCTGTGTCTTGAAATTCTATAAGACTTAAGTCTGTTTTTTTTGAGAAGGGATAGAAAGATGCTGTAAATAAGTGTCGAAATACGAAACGATCTATATCTTGTGTGTTAATTTATCTGACGTAAATGGTTTAATGTGCACATGAATATGACTCAAAAAGATCAAAAAGACATAATTTCGATTTTAAATTAGTCCTATTTAGCTTTAAAGAAGAGAAAATTATTTCTTTCTGTAATGTGTATGTTCTATTTTATTTCATAACGAAGAAATAATGTTTACACGAGTCTGTTATTCAGTTATCTTATATTTGAACTAATGTACAAGGTGTCTGAACAAATGATTGAAAATTCAAAACATGGGGGTAGGAAAAAGATGCAAAGTAAGCAAATAAAGAGTTGGCTCAGGTTATTCTTAGCTGTGGTCCTGCTGATTACGGGTGCAATTCCGGCTGGATTGTTCAGCAGTAAGGCAGCCGCTGCGGATGAGCCGCTAACAGTTGCAGAGGCGCTCGCTCTTGGTTCGGATGATTCAACCGCCACTGTTGAAGGTTATGTTGTCGGGACCTACAGCAACGGTCCAAGTGTAAATTTGAATCCACCCTTTACTGTAGACACTAATTTTGCAATTGCTGATAGTCCAACCGAAACAAATCTTAGTAAGATGATGCCTGTTCAAGTACCCACAACTGCTCCTCGCAGCACGTTCGGACTACAAAGCAATCCCTCCTTATATCAATCCAAAGTACGTATTAACAACGGTACGTTATCTCAATATTTCACTTCTAAAGGTATACGATCCGTTACATCAACAACTTTTCAACTGATTGATGATACACCGGAAACGGAAGTGGCTAATGTCACAGCTAATCCGTCCCCAGGGGCCGTTCCGTCAGGAACACAGGTTACTTTGGGAACAACTACAGTTGGTGCTGCCGTATACTACAAGTTAAATGATGAAAATGCGTTTCTTCCTTACACAGTTCCCATCACGGTGAATGATGCTATGCACATTGAAGCTTATGCACATAAAGAGGGCTTACTGGATAGTGCAATTGCTTTATTTAATTATACGATCGTTGACAATACTCCAATTTCAATCTCTGATGCCAGAAACAAGCCTGAAAACTCTCCGGTTACCGTTCAAGGGATTGTAACCTACCGAGAGGAATCCGGAGGAATGGCGAATCTATATATTCAGGATGAGAATGCTGGAATCGTCATTCGTGGTACAGATTCATCCGTTGAGCCAGGTGACCGGATTGAAGCGTATGGTCCGCTCACCATTTATAACGGTCTACTCCAGGTAGAGAAGGATAAAGCAGGATTTCCAGGCGGTTATATTAAGATCTTGGATAAAACACAAGAAATTCCTGAACCGCTTACGTTGACATCCAAAGACTTTGAGCCTGCTGAAGGCGGAGGCAAGGGTACGGGCGGCATCTATGAAGGGATGCTTGTCGAAGTCAATGGGGTCACAGTGACAAGAAGTAGCAGTTCCACCTTTTTTGCGACAGATGTGGATGGTCGAGAGATCACGATCTATGCCAAAAATAGCCCCACTGCACTGGCAGTAGGCAAAACATACGAAAAAGTGACAGGCGTCTTGACTTATCACACAAGCTATGGTCTCGAATTAATCCCACGCACAGCAGCGGATGTTGTCGAAAATCTGCTGTCTGTTACAGCTAGTGTTCCTTCAGGGGGGATTGTGAAAGGATCTACGGTGACTTTATCCTCACCAATGGCGGGAGCAGAAATTTATTATACGGTTAATGGCACTAACCCTACACCAACATCTACGCGGTACACTGGGCCGATTAAAGTAGATGAAGATACTGCTATTAAAGCTATTGCAGTGTCTGGTGGGAATACAAGTATTGTATATACCTATACTTACAAGGTTCTTCAGGAACTGAACAATCTTAGAATCCACGATATTCAAGGGGCCACCCATAACTCTTTGTACGATGGTTTGGCTGTGCAAAATGTGGAAGGCATTGTGACTCATGTTGTAAATGCAACTTCCTTCTACATGCAGGAGATTCCTGGCATGGAAGATAACGATGACAGAACATCTGAAGGTATTCTGGTCTATAAGTCTGCTCATGGAATGACAGTAGGTAACAAGGTGAGCGTATCTGGACAGGTGAAAGAATATGCAACAGCAACAACGGAGCTGGCGATAACGGAAATTGTAGCTACAATAATTACGGTTGAAGACAGTAATAAAGATCTACCTGAACCTGTGGTTTTGGGTGCTAATGGTCGAATGATTCCTACCGTAATTGATTCCGATCAATTCGGCGAGTTTAATCCGGATAAGGATGCCATTGACTTTTATGAGAGTCTTGAAGGGATGAGGGTGAAACTCGATAATGCTACCATTATCGGTCCGTATTCCAGTGAACCTGGTCTCGCTGTTGTTGTAGATAATGGTCCGAACAATCCGTTGCGCACTCCTGCGGGCGGTGTCATTCTGACAGGGGATGGTGCAGAGCCTTTTGAGAGTTCACTTAATCCGCAACGGCTGTTCATCAATAAAAAACCATCCCAAGCCGTCAAAACGGGAGACAAGCTAGGTGGCTCCATTAAAGGGGTTATGACATACTCCAATGGGAATTTTAAAGTGATTCCTGAAGGTAATCTTCCAGCAATCACACCGAGTCCCCTTGTACAAGCAATAACAAAAATTCAACCCACCGATGACAAATTGACGATTGCAACTTTCAATGTAGAGAATTTCAGTCAAAAGGATGCGGCTAGAGCTGTTAAAATTGGCGGCATTGTCGTCAATAATCTGAAAAATCCAGATATTATCGGCATTATGGAAGTGCAAGATAATGATGGAGCAACAGACAGTGGAGCAACAGCTGCAGATGCTAGTTTCCAAACCCTAATTGATGCCATTGCAACTAAAGGTGGTCCTGCGTATAAATACACAGATATCGCTCCGGAAAATAACAAGGATGGCGGAGCACCAGGTGCCAATATTCGTGTAGGGTTTCTGTATAATGAATCACGTGTGTCCCTGAAGCAAGGGATTAAAGGAAGTGCGACAACAGCAATTCAGGTAGACGCTGACGGAAGCTTATCCAATAATCCGGGTCGTATTGCACCAGGGGATGAGGCTTTCGCCAGCTCCCGCAAACCACTCGCCGCTGAATTCGAATTCAATGGTGAACGTGT
This Paenibacillus xylanexedens DNA region includes the following protein-coding sequences:
- a CDS encoding ABC transporter substrate-binding protein, which produces MKKRGTFALMLAALMLVISACGTKAETSSPASGAQAEAAAAETTQLTWWHSMSGAGEKAINQLASDFNASHPDIQVKPIYQGKYDESLNKLKASMGSDSGPDIIQVYEIGSKFMIDSGMITPVQQFIDKDQFDLSQLEPNIIRYYTIDGKLNAMPFNTSNPILYYNKDMFKAAGLDPENPPKTYEEFEQAAKALAKDGKPGASMAIYGWFMEQFFANQNADYVNNGNGRTEAATESLLNSEAGVKTLTWWKKMIDEKTLSNLGRSTDDTTAAFTAQQIGMTLDSTAGLRKIVEGSGGKFELGTGFLPRPADAKEGGVVVGGASLYIMNNKSEAQQQAAWEFIKYLATPEVQANWSVATGYFPITTAAYNEQVLKDNMAKYPQFQTAVDQLHASADSTATSGALMGVFPEARQLVEGAIETVLNGQGTPQEALDAAAKQITDKIAQYNSTVKK
- a CDS encoding S-layer homology domain-containing protein, whose protein sequence is MQSKQIKSWLRLFLAVVLLITGAIPAGLFSSKAAAADEPLTVAEALALGSDDSTATVEGYVVGTYSNGPSVNLNPPFTVDTNFAIADSPTETNLSKMMPVQVPTTAPRSTFGLQSNPSLYQSKVRINNGTLSQYFTSKGIRSVTSTTFQLIDDTPETEVANVTANPSPGAVPSGTQVTLGTTTVGAAVYYKLNDENAFLPYTVPITVNDAMHIEAYAHKEGLLDSAIALFNYTIVDNTPISISDARNKPENSPVTVQGIVTYREESGGMANLYIQDENAGIVIRGTDSSVEPGDRIEAYGPLTIYNGLLQVEKDKAGFPGGYIKILDKTQEIPEPLTLTSKDFEPAEGGGKGTGGIYEGMLVEVNGVTVTRSSSSTFFATDVDGREITIYAKNSPTALAVGKTYEKVTGVLTYHTSYGLELIPRTAADVVENLLSVTASVPSGGIVKGSTVTLSSPMAGAEIYYTVNGTNPTPTSTRYTGPIKVDEDTAIKAIAVSGGNTSIVYTYTYKVLQELNNLRIHDIQGATHNSLYDGLAVQNVEGIVTHVVNATSFYMQEIPGMEDNDDRTSEGILVYKSAHGMTVGNKVSVSGQVKEYATATTELAITEIVATIITVEDSNKDLPEPVVLGANGRMIPTVIDSDQFGEFNPDKDAIDFYESLEGMRVKLDNATIIGPYSSEPGLAVVVDNGPNNPLRTPAGGVILTGDGAEPFESSLNPQRLFINKKPSQAVKTGDKLGGSIKGVMTYSNGNFKVIPEGNLPAITPSPLVQAITKIQPTDDKLTIATFNVENFSQKDAARAVKIGGIVVNNLKNPDIIGIMEVQDNDGATDSGATAADASFQTLIDAIATKGGPAYKYTDIAPENNKDGGAPGANIRVGFLYNESRVSLKQGIKGSATTAIQVDADGSLSNNPGRIAPGDEAFASSRKPLAAEFEFNGERVVVIANHFNSKGGDLKPFGSIQPATRSSEVQRAKQAALVNGFVKELLNKDPEVNVAVLGDFNDFQFSNTLNIVEGNELDNLVNELPENQRYSYIYDGNSQTLDHILVSKNLTETAAIEVVHVNADFETADGRVSDHDPLLAQLSIGDLVEEGDFNLRVLHTNDTHAHLDNIPRRVTAIKEARNDNTLVLDAGDVFSGTLYFNLFNGLADLEFMNMIGYDAMTFGNHEFDKGPSMLKAFIEKAEFPFVSANIDYSKDASLSGLYNNSIGDPGEKAEIYPAIITEVNGERVGIFGLTTPDTVSLSSPGDDLKFVNYKASAQATVQMLQNEGINKIIALTHLGYSEDLKLAEAVEGIDIVVGGHSHTILKEPIVVGSQDEPTLVVQTGEYDVSLGQLDVTFDEAGILKKWNGKLLSLDAKDAANQFIYADDVEAANKLKEYAPQLEQFKKTVIGKTNVFLDGERGTVRKQETNLGNLMTDGMLEKVKSIVEENDVKGYVAIQNGGGIRASFQTGDITLGNLLTVMPFANNLSALKMTGKEITAALENGVSGVETGEGRFPQVAGMRFYYDSTKPGEKIDATTNTVTQVGQRMVKVQIKNADGTYTDIDPNGYYLVATNSFMANGGDFYRAMRMAKDDNRFYELNLVDYEIFHEHLDRVGTVDQKTEGRSTDLKGAPLPGDGNGSNPGNGGGNNGSNPGSGNSGGGSTTPTTPVTPTTPTTPTNPTNPTTPTVPGNGGNPNPTTPVVDLKDIGNHWAAAAIEQAISRGIVNGYQDGNFRPNAPATRAEFIVMLGRAFELPASNKALTFKDAAGIPAWAQSFIAQAVDQGIISGYTDDTFRSSGKVSRVEMTVMLVRALDLPVQSNPALSFADADKVPAWAIPYIAAAYDAGLVKGTGKNMFNPLAEATRAEVVTLLMSASELKK